One Nocardia farcinica genomic region harbors:
- a CDS encoding ABC transporter permease, protein MSTVALTAAPADTVAEPARDTPAGASRWRSRLIRVVSVAAAIALWQLLTVNDVRAGLRFDALPTVTEIVAEFGEHLGRQEYYLDIGQSLIRIVTGFGLAAVVGVLAGIGLGRSGLLGDVFGPLTELVRPIPAIALVPVAILLFPSDESGIVFITFTASLFPVLVSTRHAVRALPTIWEDAVRTLGATRTDVLVRVVFPGILPGVFSGLSVGMGVAWICLISAEMISGRLGLGYRTWQSYTIVDYPAVFVGMITIGVLGFATSGLVELAGRRLTRWLPREVR, encoded by the coding sequence GTGAGCACCGTCGCCCTCACCGCCGCCCCCGCCGACACCGTCGCCGAGCCGGCGCGGGACACCCCGGCGGGCGCCTCGCGGTGGCGCTCCCGGCTGATCCGGGTGGTCTCGGTGGCCGCGGCCATCGCGCTGTGGCAGCTGCTCACCGTCAACGACGTGCGCGCCGGGTTGCGGTTCGACGCGCTGCCGACGGTGACCGAGATCGTCGCCGAGTTCGGCGAGCACCTGGGCAGGCAGGAGTACTACCTCGACATCGGGCAGTCGCTGATCCGCATCGTCACCGGCTTCGGGCTGGCCGCCGTCGTCGGTGTGCTGGCCGGGATCGGCCTCGGCCGCTCCGGTCTGCTCGGCGACGTGTTCGGCCCGCTCACCGAACTGGTGCGGCCGATCCCCGCGATCGCGCTGGTGCCGGTGGCGATCCTGCTGTTCCCCAGCGACGAGTCCGGCATCGTGTTCATCACCTTCACCGCCTCGCTGTTCCCGGTGCTGGTCAGCACCCGGCACGCGGTGCGGGCGCTGCCGACCATCTGGGAGGACGCCGTGCGCACCCTCGGCGCCACCCGCACCGACGTGCTGGTGCGGGTGGTGTTCCCCGGCATCCTGCCCGGGGTGTTCAGCGGCCTGTCGGTGGGCATGGGCGTGGCCTGGATCTGCCTGATCTCGGCGGAGATGATCTCCGGCCGCCTCGGCCTCGGCTATCGCACCTGGCAGTCGTACACCATCGTCGACTATCCGGCGGTGTTCGTCGGCATGATCACCATCGGCGTGCTCGGGTTCGCCACCTCCGGCCTGGTGGAGCTGGCCGGGCGGCGCCTGACCCGCTGGCTGCCGCGGGAGGTGCGATGA